One Felis catus isolate Fca126 chromosome D3, F.catus_Fca126_mat1.0, whole genome shotgun sequence DNA segment encodes these proteins:
- the TCTN2 gene encoding tectonic-2 isoform X8: protein MKGEAFVLSSEGMKNFAPSQTEIRTRTRTEGQMGENVTVIPNQVYQPLGPCPCNLTAGACDVRCCCDQECSSDLTGLFREACFTGVFGGDVNPLFDQLCSAQGAPEAPGWFPFLCVQSPLANSPFLGYFYHGSVCVLGPPRAPQVLNMSSSRPQASAEVYLHTDLRDFSDFGYKQGDPIMTVDKAYFTIPQVSLAGQCLQNAPVAFLQNFDVQCATSLEVSQEQDGIINAKIKNGVLGGIVTPRVIYEEATDPDKFITRTETLLSNGSAPRNVNVEEHYIFRWNNNTISEINVKIVRVAINAHQKGIMTQRFTVKFLSYNSGDEKEFSGNPGYQLGKPVRALNANRVNNVTTLHLWQSAGRGLCTSATFKPILFGENALSGCLLEVGTSENCTQLRENAVELLDSLIQATHVAMRGNSNYNDPSDGWVEIIRADAPDTDTGADPSVSVNGICTDIPARLNVRILSSDAGAVEGITQQEILGIETRLSLVNWQFQCGLTCEDKADLFPVSASVQFIKIPAQLPRPPTRFQINFTEYDCNRNEVCWPQLLYPVTRYYQGEPYSQCMAKGLLLVSFFMLAVFLSSPWARTCQV, encoded by the exons ATGAAGGGAGAAGCGTTCGTCCTCAGTAGCGAAG GTATGAAAAATTTTGCACCCAGTCAGACAGAGATCAGAACGAGAACAAGGACGGAAGGACAGATGGGAG AGAATGTGACTGTTATTCCCAACCAGGTGTATCAACCCCTGGGTCCTTGTCCTTGTAATTTGACCGCTGGGGCCTGTGACGTTCGCTGCTGTTGTGACCAG GAATGCTCGTCGGATCTCACAGGACTGTTCAGAGAGGCCTGTTTCACCGGCGTTTTTGGAGGCGATGTCAACCCTCTGTTTGACCAGCTGTGCTCCGCGCAGGGGGCGCCGGAGGCCCCTGGCTGGTTCCCGTTCCTGTGTGTGCAGTCGCCGCTGGCCAACTCGCCCTTCCTGGGCTACTTCTACCACGGCTCTGTGTGCGTGTTGGGGCCCCCACGGGCCCCCCAGGTCCTCAACATGAG TTCCTCTAGGCCACAGGCTTCCGCCGAAGTGTATCTGCATACTGATCTGAGAGACTTCTCAGACTTCGGTTACAAACAAGGAGATCCAATCATGACTGTGGACAAGGCGTATTTTACCATTCCGCAG GTGTCCCTGGCTGGGCAGTGCCTACAGAACGCACCGGTGGCTTTCCTTCAGAATTTCGATGTGCAGTGCGCCACTAGTTTGGAAGTATCCCAGGAACAAGATGGAATTATCAATGCAAAGATCAAGAATGGCGTGCTGGGAG GCATTGTTACACCAAGAGTAATCTATGAGGAAGCAACCGACCCAGACAAGTTCATCACCAGGACAG aaaCACTTTTAAGTAATGGATCGGCCCCCAGAAATGTGAATGTGGAAGAACATTATATTTTCAGATGGAATAATAATACAATCAGtgaaataaatgtcaaaattGTTAGGGTAGCAATTAATGCTCACCAGAAAG gGATCATGACACAGAGATTTACAGTAAAATTTTTAAGCTATAATAGTGGTGATGAAAAGGAATTTTCTGGAAATCCAG GTTACCAACTTGGCAAGCCTGTTCGAGCTCTAAATGCCAACAGGGTGAATAACGTGACGACTCTGCACCTTTGGCAATCGG CTGGAAGGGGTTTGTGTACATCAGCAACTTTCAAACccattttatttggagaaaatgcgctatctggatgtcttttagAAGTTGGGACCAGTGAAAACTGTACTCAGCTCAG GGAGAATGCTGTTGAACTACTTGATTCATTAATACAAGCAACTCATGTTGCAATGAGAGGCAACTCCAATTACAACGATCCTAGCGATGGCTGGGTCGAAATAATAC GCGCAGATGCCCCCGACACAGACACGGGGGCAGACCCATCGGTTAGTGTGAATGGCATCTGCACGGATATTCCTGCCCGGCTCAACGTCCGCATCCTCAGCTCAGATGCTGGTGCAGTGGAAGGGATTACTCAGCAGGAGATACTTGGCATAGAGACAAG gctctcctTAGTGAACTGGCAGTTCCAGTGTGGGCTTACTTGTGAAGATAAGGCCGACCTTTTCCCTGTCAGTGCGTCCGTCCAGTTTATTAAGATACCTGCACAGTTACCCCGTCCACCAACAAG ATTCCAGATCAATTTTACAGAGTAtgactgtaacagaaatgaagtgTGTTGGCCACAACTTCTATATCCTGTGACCCGGTATTATCAAG gggaGCCTTATTCTCAGTGCATGGCCAAGGGCTTACTATTGGTATCGTTTTTCATGTTAGCTGTGTTCCTCAGTAGCCCCTGGGCCAGAACATGCCAAGTGTGA
- the TCTN2 gene encoding tectonic-2 isoform X9, translating to MKGEAFVLSSEENVTVIPNQVYQPLGPCPCNLTAGACDVRCCCDQECSSDLTGLFREACFTGVFGGDVNPLFDQLCSAQGAPEAPGWFPFLCVQSPLANSPFLGYFYHGSVCVLGPPRAPQVLNMSSSRPQASAEVYLHTDLRDFSDFGYKQGDPIMTVDKAYFTIPQVSLAGQCLQNAPVAFLQNFDVQCATSLEVSQEQDGIINAKIKNGVLGGIVTPRVIYEEATDPDKFITRTETLLSNGSAPRNVNVEEHYIFRWNNNTISEINVKIVRVAINAHQKGIMTQRFTVKFLSYNSGDEKEFSGNPGYQLGKPVRALNANRVNNVTTLHLWQSAGRGLCTSATFKPILFGENALSGCLLEVGTSENCTQLRENAVELLDSLIQATHVAMRGNSNYNDPSDGWVEIIRADAPDTDTGADPSVSVNGICTDIPARLNVRILSSDAGAVEGITQQEILGIETRLSLVNWQFQCGLTCEDKADLFPVSASVQFIKIPAQLPRPPTRFQINFTEYDCNRNEVCWPQLLYPVTRYYQGEPYSQCMAKGLLLVSFFMLAVFLSSPWARTCQV from the exons ATGAAGGGAGAAGCGTTCGTCCTCAGTAGCGAAG AGAATGTGACTGTTATTCCCAACCAGGTGTATCAACCCCTGGGTCCTTGTCCTTGTAATTTGACCGCTGGGGCCTGTGACGTTCGCTGCTGTTGTGACCAG GAATGCTCGTCGGATCTCACAGGACTGTTCAGAGAGGCCTGTTTCACCGGCGTTTTTGGAGGCGATGTCAACCCTCTGTTTGACCAGCTGTGCTCCGCGCAGGGGGCGCCGGAGGCCCCTGGCTGGTTCCCGTTCCTGTGTGTGCAGTCGCCGCTGGCCAACTCGCCCTTCCTGGGCTACTTCTACCACGGCTCTGTGTGCGTGTTGGGGCCCCCACGGGCCCCCCAGGTCCTCAACATGAG TTCCTCTAGGCCACAGGCTTCCGCCGAAGTGTATCTGCATACTGATCTGAGAGACTTCTCAGACTTCGGTTACAAACAAGGAGATCCAATCATGACTGTGGACAAGGCGTATTTTACCATTCCGCAG GTGTCCCTGGCTGGGCAGTGCCTACAGAACGCACCGGTGGCTTTCCTTCAGAATTTCGATGTGCAGTGCGCCACTAGTTTGGAAGTATCCCAGGAACAAGATGGAATTATCAATGCAAAGATCAAGAATGGCGTGCTGGGAG GCATTGTTACACCAAGAGTAATCTATGAGGAAGCAACCGACCCAGACAAGTTCATCACCAGGACAG aaaCACTTTTAAGTAATGGATCGGCCCCCAGAAATGTGAATGTGGAAGAACATTATATTTTCAGATGGAATAATAATACAATCAGtgaaataaatgtcaaaattGTTAGGGTAGCAATTAATGCTCACCAGAAAG gGATCATGACACAGAGATTTACAGTAAAATTTTTAAGCTATAATAGTGGTGATGAAAAGGAATTTTCTGGAAATCCAG GTTACCAACTTGGCAAGCCTGTTCGAGCTCTAAATGCCAACAGGGTGAATAACGTGACGACTCTGCACCTTTGGCAATCGG CTGGAAGGGGTTTGTGTACATCAGCAACTTTCAAACccattttatttggagaaaatgcgctatctggatgtcttttagAAGTTGGGACCAGTGAAAACTGTACTCAGCTCAG GGAGAATGCTGTTGAACTACTTGATTCATTAATACAAGCAACTCATGTTGCAATGAGAGGCAACTCCAATTACAACGATCCTAGCGATGGCTGGGTCGAAATAATAC GCGCAGATGCCCCCGACACAGACACGGGGGCAGACCCATCGGTTAGTGTGAATGGCATCTGCACGGATATTCCTGCCCGGCTCAACGTCCGCATCCTCAGCTCAGATGCTGGTGCAGTGGAAGGGATTACTCAGCAGGAGATACTTGGCATAGAGACAAG gctctcctTAGTGAACTGGCAGTTCCAGTGTGGGCTTACTTGTGAAGATAAGGCCGACCTTTTCCCTGTCAGTGCGTCCGTCCAGTTTATTAAGATACCTGCACAGTTACCCCGTCCACCAACAAG ATTCCAGATCAATTTTACAGAGTAtgactgtaacagaaatgaagtgTGTTGGCCACAACTTCTATATCCTGTGACCCGGTATTATCAAG gggaGCCTTATTCTCAGTGCATGGCCAAGGGCTTACTATTGGTATCGTTTTTCATGTTAGCTGTGTTCCTCAGTAGCCCCTGGGCCAGAACATGCCAAGTGTGA
- the TCTN2 gene encoding tectonic-2 isoform X2 translates to MGLPPPAPLLLGLLLLLDVLRPLWGDLVFIPAFIRMTGPAVSASLVGGTEDVTVSLALLQDKEGLLPTPACGALTNETGDWSLTVTPSVSALDVTVRLERGLQGCSANETDPFSEPPCIVQTLLVSASHNSSCLAHLLIRVEIYANSSSARNASGMKNFAPSQTEIRTRTRTEGQMGENVTVIPNQVYQPLGPCPCNLTAGACDVRCCCDQECSSDLTGLFREACFTGVFGGDVNPLFDQLCSAQGAPEAPGWFPFLCVQSPLANSPFLGYFYHGSVCVLGPPRAPQVLNMSSSRPQASAEVYLHTDLRDFSDFGYKQGDPIMTVDKAYFTIPQVSLAGQCLQNAPVAFLQNFDVQCATSLEVSQEQDGIINAKIKNGVLGGIVTPRVIYEEATDPDKFITRTETLLSNGSAPRNVNVEEHYIFRWNNNTISEINVKIVRVAINAHQKGIMTQRFTVKFLSYNSGDEKEFSGNPGYQLGKPVRALNANRVNNVTTLHLWQSAGRGLCTSATFKPILFGENALSGCLLEVGTSENCTQLRENAVELLDSLIQATHVAMRGNSNYNDPSDGWVEIIRADAPDTDTGADPSVSVNGICTDIPARLNVRILSSDAGAVEGITQQEILGIETRLSLVNWQFQCGLTCEDKADLFPVSASVQFIKIPAQLPRPPTRFQINFTEYDCNRNEVCWPQLLYPVTRYYQGEPYSQCMAKGLLLVSFFMLAVFLSSPWARTCQV, encoded by the exons ATGGGCTTGCCGCCGCCGGCCCCTCTGCTCTTGGGGCTTCTCCTTCTGCTGGACGTCCTGAGGCCGCTGTGGGGGGACCTGG TTTTCATCCCTGCTTTCATCCGTATGACCGGCCCTGCGGTCAGCGCTTCCCTGGTCGGAGGCACCGAGGATGTGACCGTGTCCCTGGCCTTGCTGCAGGACAAGGAGG GCTTATTGCCAACTCCAGCTTGTGGAGCGCTGACCAATGAGACGGGAGACTGGAGCTTGACTGTGACCCCCAGTGTG AGCGCGTTGGATGTGACAGTGAGGCTGGAGAGGGGTCTGCAGGGGTGTTCCGCTAACGAGACAGATCCCTTCTCAGAGCCCCCGTGTATTGTCCAAACTCTTCTGGTTTCGGCGTCTCACAATTCATCCTGTTTAGCACATCTGCTCATTCGAGTGGAGATTTACGCCAACTCTTCTTCGGCCCGGAACGCATCAG GTATGAAAAATTTTGCACCCAGTCAGACAGAGATCAGAACGAGAACAAGGACGGAAGGACAGATGGGAG AGAATGTGACTGTTATTCCCAACCAGGTGTATCAACCCCTGGGTCCTTGTCCTTGTAATTTGACCGCTGGGGCCTGTGACGTTCGCTGCTGTTGTGACCAG GAATGCTCGTCGGATCTCACAGGACTGTTCAGAGAGGCCTGTTTCACCGGCGTTTTTGGAGGCGATGTCAACCCTCTGTTTGACCAGCTGTGCTCCGCGCAGGGGGCGCCGGAGGCCCCTGGCTGGTTCCCGTTCCTGTGTGTGCAGTCGCCGCTGGCCAACTCGCCCTTCCTGGGCTACTTCTACCACGGCTCTGTGTGCGTGTTGGGGCCCCCACGGGCCCCCCAGGTCCTCAACATGAG TTCCTCTAGGCCACAGGCTTCCGCCGAAGTGTATCTGCATACTGATCTGAGAGACTTCTCAGACTTCGGTTACAAACAAGGAGATCCAATCATGACTGTGGACAAGGCGTATTTTACCATTCCGCAG GTGTCCCTGGCTGGGCAGTGCCTACAGAACGCACCGGTGGCTTTCCTTCAGAATTTCGATGTGCAGTGCGCCACTAGTTTGGAAGTATCCCAGGAACAAGATGGAATTATCAATGCAAAGATCAAGAATGGCGTGCTGGGAG GCATTGTTACACCAAGAGTAATCTATGAGGAAGCAACCGACCCAGACAAGTTCATCACCAGGACAG aaaCACTTTTAAGTAATGGATCGGCCCCCAGAAATGTGAATGTGGAAGAACATTATATTTTCAGATGGAATAATAATACAATCAGtgaaataaatgtcaaaattGTTAGGGTAGCAATTAATGCTCACCAGAAAG gGATCATGACACAGAGATTTACAGTAAAATTTTTAAGCTATAATAGTGGTGATGAAAAGGAATTTTCTGGAAATCCAG GTTACCAACTTGGCAAGCCTGTTCGAGCTCTAAATGCCAACAGGGTGAATAACGTGACGACTCTGCACCTTTGGCAATCGG CTGGAAGGGGTTTGTGTACATCAGCAACTTTCAAACccattttatttggagaaaatgcgctatctggatgtcttttagAAGTTGGGACCAGTGAAAACTGTACTCAGCTCAG GGAGAATGCTGTTGAACTACTTGATTCATTAATACAAGCAACTCATGTTGCAATGAGAGGCAACTCCAATTACAACGATCCTAGCGATGGCTGGGTCGAAATAATAC GCGCAGATGCCCCCGACACAGACACGGGGGCAGACCCATCGGTTAGTGTGAATGGCATCTGCACGGATATTCCTGCCCGGCTCAACGTCCGCATCCTCAGCTCAGATGCTGGTGCAGTGGAAGGGATTACTCAGCAGGAGATACTTGGCATAGAGACAAG gctctcctTAGTGAACTGGCAGTTCCAGTGTGGGCTTACTTGTGAAGATAAGGCCGACCTTTTCCCTGTCAGTGCGTCCGTCCAGTTTATTAAGATACCTGCACAGTTACCCCGTCCACCAACAAG ATTCCAGATCAATTTTACAGAGTAtgactgtaacagaaatgaagtgTGTTGGCCACAACTTCTATATCCTGTGACCCGGTATTATCAAG gggaGCCTTATTCTCAGTGCATGGCCAAGGGCTTACTATTGGTATCGTTTTTCATGTTAGCTGTGTTCCTCAGTAGCCCCTGGGCCAGAACATGCCAAGTGTGA
- the TCTN2 gene encoding tectonic-2 isoform X7, with the protein MGLPPPAPLLLGLLLLLDVLRPLWGDLVFIPAFIRMTGPAVSASLVGGTEDVTVSLALLQDKEGLLPTPACGALTNETGDWSLTVTPSVVRPESALDVTVRLERGLQGCSANETDPFSEPPCIVQTLLVSASHNSSCLAHLLIRVEIYANSSSARNASGMKNFAPSQTEIRTRTRTEGQMGENVTVIPNQVYQPLGPCPCNLTAGACDVRCCCDQECSSDLTGLFREACFTGVFGGDVNPLFDQLCSAQGAPEAPGWFPFLCVQSPLANSPFLGYFYHGSVCVLGPPRAPQVLNMSSSRPQASAEVYLHTDLRDFSDFGYKQGDPIMTVDKAYFTIPQVSLAGQCLQNAPVAFLQNFDVQCATSLEVSQEQDGIINAKIKNGVLGGIVTPRVIYEEATDPDKFITRTGIMTQRFTVKFLSYNSGDEKEFSGNPGYQLGKPVRALNANRVNNVTTLHLWQSAGRGLCTSATFKPILFGENALSGCLLEVGTSENCTQLRENAVELLDSLIQATHVAMRGNSNYNDPSDGWVEIIRADAPDTDTGADPSVSVNGICTDIPARLNVRILSSDAGAVEGITQQEILGIETRLSLVNWQFQCGLTCEDKADLFPVSASVQFIKIPAQLPRPPTRFQINFTEYDCNRNEVCWPQLLYPVTRYYQGEPYSQCMAKGLLLVSFFMLAVFLSSPWARTCQV; encoded by the exons ATGGGCTTGCCGCCGCCGGCCCCTCTGCTCTTGGGGCTTCTCCTTCTGCTGGACGTCCTGAGGCCGCTGTGGGGGGACCTGG TTTTCATCCCTGCTTTCATCCGTATGACCGGCCCTGCGGTCAGCGCTTCCCTGGTCGGAGGCACCGAGGATGTGACCGTGTCCCTGGCCTTGCTGCAGGACAAGGAGG GCTTATTGCCAACTCCAGCTTGTGGAGCGCTGACCAATGAGACGGGAGACTGGAGCTTGACTGTGACCCCCAGTGTGGTAAGGCCAGAG AGCGCGTTGGATGTGACAGTGAGGCTGGAGAGGGGTCTGCAGGGGTGTTCCGCTAACGAGACAGATCCCTTCTCAGAGCCCCCGTGTATTGTCCAAACTCTTCTGGTTTCGGCGTCTCACAATTCATCCTGTTTAGCACATCTGCTCATTCGAGTGGAGATTTACGCCAACTCTTCTTCGGCCCGGAACGCATCAG GTATGAAAAATTTTGCACCCAGTCAGACAGAGATCAGAACGAGAACAAGGACGGAAGGACAGATGGGAG AGAATGTGACTGTTATTCCCAACCAGGTGTATCAACCCCTGGGTCCTTGTCCTTGTAATTTGACCGCTGGGGCCTGTGACGTTCGCTGCTGTTGTGACCAG GAATGCTCGTCGGATCTCACAGGACTGTTCAGAGAGGCCTGTTTCACCGGCGTTTTTGGAGGCGATGTCAACCCTCTGTTTGACCAGCTGTGCTCCGCGCAGGGGGCGCCGGAGGCCCCTGGCTGGTTCCCGTTCCTGTGTGTGCAGTCGCCGCTGGCCAACTCGCCCTTCCTGGGCTACTTCTACCACGGCTCTGTGTGCGTGTTGGGGCCCCCACGGGCCCCCCAGGTCCTCAACATGAG TTCCTCTAGGCCACAGGCTTCCGCCGAAGTGTATCTGCATACTGATCTGAGAGACTTCTCAGACTTCGGTTACAAACAAGGAGATCCAATCATGACTGTGGACAAGGCGTATTTTACCATTCCGCAG GTGTCCCTGGCTGGGCAGTGCCTACAGAACGCACCGGTGGCTTTCCTTCAGAATTTCGATGTGCAGTGCGCCACTAGTTTGGAAGTATCCCAGGAACAAGATGGAATTATCAATGCAAAGATCAAGAATGGCGTGCTGGGAG GCATTGTTACACCAAGAGTAATCTATGAGGAAGCAACCGACCCAGACAAGTTCATCACCAGGACAG gGATCATGACACAGAGATTTACAGTAAAATTTTTAAGCTATAATAGTGGTGATGAAAAGGAATTTTCTGGAAATCCAG GTTACCAACTTGGCAAGCCTGTTCGAGCTCTAAATGCCAACAGGGTGAATAACGTGACGACTCTGCACCTTTGGCAATCGG CTGGAAGGGGTTTGTGTACATCAGCAACTTTCAAACccattttatttggagaaaatgcgctatctggatgtcttttagAAGTTGGGACCAGTGAAAACTGTACTCAGCTCAG GGAGAATGCTGTTGAACTACTTGATTCATTAATACAAGCAACTCATGTTGCAATGAGAGGCAACTCCAATTACAACGATCCTAGCGATGGCTGGGTCGAAATAATAC GCGCAGATGCCCCCGACACAGACACGGGGGCAGACCCATCGGTTAGTGTGAATGGCATCTGCACGGATATTCCTGCCCGGCTCAACGTCCGCATCCTCAGCTCAGATGCTGGTGCAGTGGAAGGGATTACTCAGCAGGAGATACTTGGCATAGAGACAAG gctctcctTAGTGAACTGGCAGTTCCAGTGTGGGCTTACTTGTGAAGATAAGGCCGACCTTTTCCCTGTCAGTGCGTCCGTCCAGTTTATTAAGATACCTGCACAGTTACCCCGTCCACCAACAAG ATTCCAGATCAATTTTACAGAGTAtgactgtaacagaaatgaagtgTGTTGGCCACAACTTCTATATCCTGTGACCCGGTATTATCAAG gggaGCCTTATTCTCAGTGCATGGCCAAGGGCTTACTATTGGTATCGTTTTTCATGTTAGCTGTGTTCCTCAGTAGCCCCTGGGCCAGAACATGCCAAGTGTGA
- the TCTN2 gene encoding tectonic-2 isoform X1, whose protein sequence is MGLPPPAPLLLGLLLLLDVLRPLWGDLVFIPAFIRMTGPAVSASLVGGTEDVTVSLALLQDKEGLLPTPACGALTNETGDWSLTVTPSVVRPESALDVTVRLERGLQGCSANETDPFSEPPCIVQTLLVSASHNSSCLAHLLIRVEIYANSSSARNASGMKNFAPSQTEIRTRTRTEGQMGENVTVIPNQVYQPLGPCPCNLTAGACDVRCCCDQECSSDLTGLFREACFTGVFGGDVNPLFDQLCSAQGAPEAPGWFPFLCVQSPLANSPFLGYFYHGSVCVLGPPRAPQVLNMSSSRPQASAEVYLHTDLRDFSDFGYKQGDPIMTVDKAYFTIPQVSLAGQCLQNAPVAFLQNFDVQCATSLEVSQEQDGIINAKIKNGVLGGIVTPRVIYEEATDPDKFITRTETLLSNGSAPRNVNVEEHYIFRWNNNTISEINVKIVRVAINAHQKGIMTQRFTVKFLSYNSGDEKEFSGNPGYQLGKPVRALNANRVNNVTTLHLWQSAGRGLCTSATFKPILFGENALSGCLLEVGTSENCTQLRENAVELLDSLIQATHVAMRGNSNYNDPSDGWVEIIRADAPDTDTGADPSVSVNGICTDIPARLNVRILSSDAGAVEGITQQEILGIETRLSLVNWQFQCGLTCEDKADLFPVSASVQFIKIPAQLPRPPTRFQINFTEYDCNRNEVCWPQLLYPVTRYYQGEPYSQCMAKGLLLVSFFMLAVFLSSPWARTCQV, encoded by the exons ATGGGCTTGCCGCCGCCGGCCCCTCTGCTCTTGGGGCTTCTCCTTCTGCTGGACGTCCTGAGGCCGCTGTGGGGGGACCTGG TTTTCATCCCTGCTTTCATCCGTATGACCGGCCCTGCGGTCAGCGCTTCCCTGGTCGGAGGCACCGAGGATGTGACCGTGTCCCTGGCCTTGCTGCAGGACAAGGAGG GCTTATTGCCAACTCCAGCTTGTGGAGCGCTGACCAATGAGACGGGAGACTGGAGCTTGACTGTGACCCCCAGTGTGGTAAGGCCAGAG AGCGCGTTGGATGTGACAGTGAGGCTGGAGAGGGGTCTGCAGGGGTGTTCCGCTAACGAGACAGATCCCTTCTCAGAGCCCCCGTGTATTGTCCAAACTCTTCTGGTTTCGGCGTCTCACAATTCATCCTGTTTAGCACATCTGCTCATTCGAGTGGAGATTTACGCCAACTCTTCTTCGGCCCGGAACGCATCAG GTATGAAAAATTTTGCACCCAGTCAGACAGAGATCAGAACGAGAACAAGGACGGAAGGACAGATGGGAG AGAATGTGACTGTTATTCCCAACCAGGTGTATCAACCCCTGGGTCCTTGTCCTTGTAATTTGACCGCTGGGGCCTGTGACGTTCGCTGCTGTTGTGACCAG GAATGCTCGTCGGATCTCACAGGACTGTTCAGAGAGGCCTGTTTCACCGGCGTTTTTGGAGGCGATGTCAACCCTCTGTTTGACCAGCTGTGCTCCGCGCAGGGGGCGCCGGAGGCCCCTGGCTGGTTCCCGTTCCTGTGTGTGCAGTCGCCGCTGGCCAACTCGCCCTTCCTGGGCTACTTCTACCACGGCTCTGTGTGCGTGTTGGGGCCCCCACGGGCCCCCCAGGTCCTCAACATGAG TTCCTCTAGGCCACAGGCTTCCGCCGAAGTGTATCTGCATACTGATCTGAGAGACTTCTCAGACTTCGGTTACAAACAAGGAGATCCAATCATGACTGTGGACAAGGCGTATTTTACCATTCCGCAG GTGTCCCTGGCTGGGCAGTGCCTACAGAACGCACCGGTGGCTTTCCTTCAGAATTTCGATGTGCAGTGCGCCACTAGTTTGGAAGTATCCCAGGAACAAGATGGAATTATCAATGCAAAGATCAAGAATGGCGTGCTGGGAG GCATTGTTACACCAAGAGTAATCTATGAGGAAGCAACCGACCCAGACAAGTTCATCACCAGGACAG aaaCACTTTTAAGTAATGGATCGGCCCCCAGAAATGTGAATGTGGAAGAACATTATATTTTCAGATGGAATAATAATACAATCAGtgaaataaatgtcaaaattGTTAGGGTAGCAATTAATGCTCACCAGAAAG gGATCATGACACAGAGATTTACAGTAAAATTTTTAAGCTATAATAGTGGTGATGAAAAGGAATTTTCTGGAAATCCAG GTTACCAACTTGGCAAGCCTGTTCGAGCTCTAAATGCCAACAGGGTGAATAACGTGACGACTCTGCACCTTTGGCAATCGG CTGGAAGGGGTTTGTGTACATCAGCAACTTTCAAACccattttatttggagaaaatgcgctatctggatgtcttttagAAGTTGGGACCAGTGAAAACTGTACTCAGCTCAG GGAGAATGCTGTTGAACTACTTGATTCATTAATACAAGCAACTCATGTTGCAATGAGAGGCAACTCCAATTACAACGATCCTAGCGATGGCTGGGTCGAAATAATAC GCGCAGATGCCCCCGACACAGACACGGGGGCAGACCCATCGGTTAGTGTGAATGGCATCTGCACGGATATTCCTGCCCGGCTCAACGTCCGCATCCTCAGCTCAGATGCTGGTGCAGTGGAAGGGATTACTCAGCAGGAGATACTTGGCATAGAGACAAG gctctcctTAGTGAACTGGCAGTTCCAGTGTGGGCTTACTTGTGAAGATAAGGCCGACCTTTTCCCTGTCAGTGCGTCCGTCCAGTTTATTAAGATACCTGCACAGTTACCCCGTCCACCAACAAG ATTCCAGATCAATTTTACAGAGTAtgactgtaacagaaatgaagtgTGTTGGCCACAACTTCTATATCCTGTGACCCGGTATTATCAAG gggaGCCTTATTCTCAGTGCATGGCCAAGGGCTTACTATTGGTATCGTTTTTCATGTTAGCTGTGTTCCTCAGTAGCCCCTGGGCCAGAACATGCCAAGTGTGA